A window of Solanum stenotomum isolate F172 chromosome 9, ASM1918654v1, whole genome shotgun sequence genomic DNA:
TGTCAAGTGTTAGATGAAGTTAATTATCATTATATAAAGCATGCAATAtatattacacaaatattattaGTATACAATAATTGGTAGTTGAAGATTATTAGTTTAGAAATGTCaatcatcattaatttataattagaaGATGTACTTGAACTTTATTTAACTCATAGCTCCTATTTTAGATCATTAAAGTCAATGGATACAATACACCAACTTATAATTAGAAGAAAATAGCTTATGGCatgcataaaatttattttgatacattGTATTATtgtcaatataaatataatatttattttaattatttatcttaatttttatcatattacattcttgaatttattattaggtaaaaatgaaaatcacaTCATATGTGATGACCAATTTAAAGTGATCGCGTCGttattttttgtcttcttttcatttttatcttttgataattttattttatcatttagtCTATCTTTCTATAGTAGATTTACCATGTatctaattttcttttataggtTAGTTATTGatgtgtgacattatgtaacTTCATATTTGATCATTGGCTCGAAACATTTCTTATAcctaaaaaaaatgatgtcatctatccaaatattatattcatcaaaaCAATATCTCTTATTTCTAACTCAAGAAAAGCCAAATTGGGTGAGAAAATAAAAAGGCTCtccaaaatcataaaaatataatacaatacgaTATAATACAAGTATTACGTTAAAATAAATATCGAATATCGAGGGAGAAAAAAATGATGGAGGGCTAAGATTCGGTCAAAGGCTGCTATAGAAATCTAAATAACGAATTTGGTGTGTCAGAGAGACattctttctttgtttctcaaacttTGAATCTTCCTTTAATTTACTTactattaaaagaaatattatttaatgatatatattaattattgttactattaaattatagtataatataaacgcatattaatttttttaattttaatttatgcaatattttttatttttcaaaattaaattctaattttgattGTACATTTAGACATAAACTTTGATCTTTCTGTGtgtttaaaagtataaaagcaAGAGATTTTGTACGATTCTTTATACTCCCTTATATTTACTTGTTCATGTTGAATTTTGTGTgcctcttaaaaaaaataattaatataattatttatacaatacacatattttttatatatataatttaagtctttaaaagtgatttgaagaataagtaattaatgttgaaaataaataagaaaaaatatatcttttcttAAAACGTTAAAAATGACAAgtgcaaataaaaaattatttttaaaatgttggaaataaaaatgaacggagaagTACATCATATATTTTGATGAGGCATCATCATTAAGAGATGGAGCAACTAGGTAAACAAAGAGTTTAATTAGTACTTAATTCCTTAAACAAATAATTACTAAAAAGGTAGTAATACAAAGTAAGCTTACTAAAGTAATTATGGTCAACTTGTCATTATGATTTATAGGACATAGTCATAAAGACTATTAAAGTCTAGAAGCatgtcattattattattaaaaattaaaatgcaaatagtatagagaaagaaaattaaaaagacattAGCATGAAGAGATTACGtatgaaaaatgataaagaaaattattattgaattttcttGGACCACAAAAGCTGTGAAGGGTTAACAACAATATGGTCctctttcatttaatttataagagaaaaagaTAAACTCGGATACAAATTGATgtttcaaactttactcttttcGTCTCAAATTATCTGTCGTGTTTTTAACataattatctaaaattatttattattttaaaagtaatttcaagataaaattaaatattttgttctcattttacccttaatagtgattatatatatatatatatatacccgttataaagaaaaataataactttatcatgtattataaaattataaaagaacaaataaaataattcaaacttAGTAAGAATCAGATGACAATTGGATTATGATCAGTAACTAGTTCATTTATCAACTCAATTCATTTTAGCACGCTCAAATTCAGTCCAAATCGTCCATTTGCTACCTCTAGTTATATTATTACATGATGAAAGTTGATGCAGTGATATATAATCTTCATGAATTGGGGGATAAGCTTGAATTGAAGATTACTATAGCATTGTCATGATCAATGACAAGATGGTGAAAACTTGGGTTGTGAGTAGTGATAGTTACCACTCAATCACTCTTTCCTTTTGATGCTATAACAATGGGGAACCATGAATTTGAAGAAATTCCTTTTGAAGAAGTTGCATCATGAAAGTTGAGAATATATAATCTTGGGGAAATTATTTAAGCTGCACTTTGCATGCCAAGAGTGATGGAAAATGTGAACATACTTTTTGACTGGtcctatttttgaaaatattttcttttaattcgaGAATCTATCGAACAGTTTTTCCATCTCGCGTAAGATAGGGATAAGATCTGCGTACACTCACACTCTCCATACCCCACTTATGGAAATATTCACAGTAAATATATTATCCTTATTGTACTTTTGATCGATTAGAGTATATGTCTAATAATCCAAGTACACAATATGATTTAACAAGTATATCTCAATCTCAAATCAAGTTCATGACACGTATTATTCATTCTTTGCGATGGACCTCACAAATTAACTATCCAAATCCACTCTTCCATGCCCTATATATTGTGCCCACAATTCCGTATAGAGAAAAAACTTATTAACACACATTTTTGTTTACTCCAAATCATAATAGTTGATTATGGTTAAGTAATAAATCAAGGTGATCAGAATATATAGtacttgtttttttcttcttctgattTATGTTAAATAATTTGATTCGACAtgaattattttaagtttaagaaagaaaataatatttttaaaattgtggtCTAATATGAGATGATATTTGTCATGTGATTATTATAAGACAGTTAAAATCTATGACCTAATTAAACATGTTATAACATTTGCATCACTACAACATTGTCTTACTACATGAAATATGTTGATTGACACATATAAAGTTTTTATTGATTTCTACCTATCACaactttatataatatattgatatgttatgatatataatataatctatACAACATGAAGATATTATAGGAACCTCATGCTTAATTAATCAAACCTATCATTTTACTACAAGGTGGATGATCAATGGTAGTACTTTTTAGTATCATGCTTTGACATATTTTAACCTAACCTTTGTATGTGTGGGGTGGGGGTTTGTTGAGTTTAGTTGGCCTACATAATGAAGAAGCCATCATAAATGAGTGATTGTTATTTGTACATATTTCTTTTAGTATGTCATAAAAAAAGTGAGtatatagtagtagtagtactaAACTAAAGTtgcaattattatattttctttcctcAAAACTATAAAAAGAGGAAGCTTTAGTTTAAAGGAAAATACATTATTTAGTCAAAAAGGCCTCATTAGAATGCTTGGAATTTGGtgcaccaagtggatattgagCTTTTAAAGAGGTCTCTGTCTGTCTTCAagtgtttttaatttatgaaaagaattGAGTCAACAGAAGCATAATGTTTACAACTTTTGATTATTTATCTTAGTATACACTAtattcacttttaaaaaaaaaaaagaaatctagGTAAAGGATCATCATTTTTTGACCTCCCTTTTTACTTTTGATTATAGTATTTAATTACTCACTAGTTACTTCCTCGTCtgtccatttttacttgtttagtATTAACTTGGCACATTCTTAAGAATGAGTAataaatgtaataattttttactaTATGCCTTTTGTATATtcaatattttggaaaatgCAATGGAAATAACTATAGTTAATAGTAATGATAAATTAGgaattaaataacaaattatttcttgattttttaatctggacaagtaaaagtagatATTTAGTTTTTAGTGtagtgaacaagtaaaaatggatGAAGGGAGCAACTTATTCAAGTCTTTGGAAAATGAGAATTATGAGTCTTCCATAGATCAACCTACCCTAGTTTactcttttctttatttttcttgtagttTAAGACTATAGGACTTTAGTGTAAAACAAGCAATATAATGCATTGTTTGTACTTTAGAGCTTGTGGTCCAACTTGAAtaaatgttttgtttttcttttagttcAAGATATAATTGCATTGTGCATGTTCTGGCATTGTAGAGTTCTCATTTATATTGTGAAAGTTAATATAAATTCTTGTAGGAGAAGAGCTTAGATAAAAGTTGTGGGAGTTATGGTATGAACAAATTGGACTAACTTCCCTTTGAACAACCAAGCATTAAAATCTCAATGCAAACAAAGTCATAAATAATGATCatatatttacataatattAAGTTACTTTTGAATACCAATTTAAGTGACATTTGTTCctcaaataatatattacaaAAGAGATGCATGGAGTGAACCTCTGTTTGGACTGCTAAACAGTATATGTTCCTCCTCTAATCTTGTTTCGTCTCCAATAACAGAAATCCAGGTTTCTGCTATCTTCTCCACTCTTCCGTTTGAAATTTCTGCTATGGTGAACGCTCGTGATGTTCCTTCAGATTCTGCTGTCAAAGATGAGGGTCTGACTCGTGGAACAATAGCTCCGTTCAAGTATATGATATTATCATTTCCAACCACTATCATTTTGCGAAGGCCATTTCCAGAAGCAAGCTCTTTGTGCATGTGACCGAAAATGACCAAAGGGACCGAATATGGAGAAGCCTCTTTTAATTTGGCTAAGGCTTGTGCTAGATCTGCACAAAATGTAACAATCATATGCTCATAAAACAAATTGTTCCATCGAAGTTGAGAGGATTTAATTATATTACTCTCATCAGAAAAAGTGACCTGGAGAGGTCATAGGTTCGAGCTGTGGAAACAACCTCTTGCAGAAATGCAGAGTAAGACCGAGTGTAATAGACCATTGTGGTCCATCCCTTCCCCAAGCGGGAGCTTAGTGCACCGGGTCATCGGGATAAATGGGGTGTGTACAGATGAATCAAGGGCTTCAGTAAGAAAGATATCAATTCATAAGTATTACCTGGGTCACCATGGTCACCCCCATCAATAAACCAGTCTCTTCCGCAGATGTCATCCACGTTAGCACCTAGCCCTGCATCTCCCTACTCTTAATACTTAAACCACAAAAATTTCCCGCAACGGGCAGAAGTACCTCAACAAAATACTACTTCAGAAAGCTATCCACCTGTTGGACCATTATGAGCAAGGAATATAATTGAATGATCCTCTGGAGTGCCCATGGCAGCTTGTAAGATTCTCTCAGCACTTCCATCCATATCACGGACTCCATACCTAAGAAGGTAAAATTGTAATGTAAAGTTACAAGCACCATCTAAGCTACATCCAGAGTGTTATAGCAGAAACTTgatattgcagatattatttgCATGATATTGCGCTATTTGGCTAGGGCTGCTTCTGATATTAGGCACAAGAGGCAAAGAAAAAATTCACTAAATTGGTTTTAGCCTATATTGGTATATGGAAAGTTTTCCTTTCCGATCAGAGCATTTTGAAAAAGATTATATCAAGTAATTAAGTTATTTCCATAGTTTATGCTATAAGAACACTCCACAGCTAGAAGAAGAATATGGAAAAACATGTGGAGAGTGACCAGAAACAAATTCAGCCATTTTGTTGATGACTTGTAATGTATTTTTCTAGCATTTGCGGAAAAGAAATTGTGAATTAGGCATATAAATTTTGAAGACTATAAAGAGTCGATGTCTACATTGGAGAGGTACGCTTATGCCTCTACAAAAACAAAATGCATCAGAAACTTCAAACTGTAAGTTCCGAAATATTGGTTCTAGCAAATTAATAGGCAACACTAAACATGCTTAGATACTCAGGCTAAGCAGCATTCACcaattatagaaaaaattacGATGAAAAGTCGATGTGCATTGAAGAGTAAATAACTAACAAACTAGATTAGGACCACAAACCTTGCTTTAAGAAGCTGTTTCCGAAATAAGGGCCTACCACCACAAGAAAAAGGTCGTCCACCAACAATACTGAGTTTTAGTGTTGGGAGATCCATCCGACGGTAACCAACATGCTCATCACCAAGACTGACCATTATAAATAGTCAGCACACCAACAAGATAACTTTTACATTATAagtacttttccttttattatgtATGATGGGACATAAAATAGGTCAAGACAGAAATCCTTCATTATGGGAAGGACTTAGCTGTCCGATTCATTTTTCTGGTATTCAGCTCTTCATATAAGCAGATAACAAGGAAAAGTAAAAAAGGAAATTGTCCTTATTCAGAACATGGATACGAACTAATGTTTTATCATGATTTTTCTTTGGTTAAGACCTGACTTACAAACCAATCTTAATCTTTGTTTTCCCCTCAATTATGATAAGTAAGATTGTATTCAAGGTAGTTCAGTAGTTGATGCCTCAAATACTTTCCAAGATAAAATCAGAATCCAAGGAATTGAACCATCAGACAAATTCATATGCCAGATAGTTGAATTTAAAGGGAAATCTTTGCAACATGAGCCAGAATCTCAGAATCAATCTTTGTTCACTGGTCTGGGGTTGAATCAATCATGACTCCTTATGCCGAGAAAGACTTATTCAGCAAACATAGATTTTAGGACTTAGTTCGGATTACTTGTGgcaattaaatttataatttgccAAATTTAAGTGAACCTTTTAAGTGCTCATAAAATTAAGCTTGTGGCATCTCTTAATACCTGCATATGGATAATTGCCCAGCCAAAGAGATCCCATTCTTTATAGTTATATTGCTATCTTTTCTTTTAACTGCAAATATTTTCCAGATGTGCAGATATGCACATGTTTTTGTTGCGtgatcttttctttttcataaccTGCTTAGTACATGTGTTGGATGCGCCTATTCCAACCACTAGCAGACGTACCAAGAGGACCTTTCTGGATCCTGgctatttattttctatcttgAAATGACCTATCTTATCATCTATCTTCCTTACTTCTGAGACAAAGTGGTATCGAGATTGTGCAGAACACAAGATGGAAGGTCATGCCAAAGTAAGAAACTGACAGTCTTAAACATCATAAACAAGTACATAGCTATGCTATTTAACATATAGATGTATAAATTTATTGaaactaaataattatatatctcAAAAGACATACCATTCCAGCTGAAGTTGAACAGCATCTTTTTCCCTACAAATTGAACAGCACACactaagaaaaaaagaagaagtggaTGAATTCAGAAAACTAGTTAAGAGGTAGAACATCTCACtattagagaaaaatattttgtcgaGACATGCTAACTAAGTGGACAGGAAAAAAATGAGCCTGACAATATGTTTCATCCCTTTTTGATACTTCATATTTTGTCATTATGTTGTTTACAGTTAATGCTCGAAGTTTCTGGGGAAGTTATGTTTCAAGGAAAACATCCTTTAAATTTATCAATGATTTTCCACGGGCTCTACCACCAAAATCAATGCTAATTAATCCTACTTACACACTACTACAGTTGTCACCCCATTTGCCATTATCAATAACAACCTTCATGAAGCCACAACACTAATACGACCACCCTATCTACCAGAGTTTGAAGTCCAACAAATAATGGAAAATGAATGAGAAAGTGATTTTTTCCTCTAAGCAGTCGGATAAAATGGAACTCGGACTTACTTCCCAGAGAACTTTTGAGTATTCCATGCGTCATGGTTCCCTAGAATAACAGCTTTGGTGATCTCTAGATCTGCAATGCTTCGGACTAGATCCACATTTTCATTCCCAAAATCCCCTGAAGCAAGGACAAAATGAAGTGAACCGATAATTCTTCCAATCAAACCTGGCTAATGAATGAAACATAGTAGGTGAAAGAATACAATAACTATGTAGTATGCATTGTGGATAAATAGATGGGAGATTATTAGAAAACATGCCTGTAAAGAGCACCAAATCTGGCTGCAATTTTCACACAACAAAAATCATTAGCTGACAGAAGGAAACAAAccaaaatatgttataaaagaaaagcaaaagGATTTTTCCAGAGAAGGTCTCCATTGTcccaagaaagaaagaaaaagtggaaACACTAGGGATCCTCCCAAAAGTTTGGTTTCTAAAATTAGTTTTCATAATGAAGCTTGCATTTCACGATCTCTCATGGTTAAGTTGTACGCCTAtaacatttttataaaaaataatagaaatcatTCCTCAAAACTACACAAAAGCACGGATGGGCAGATAAAGATCATTTCTTCCATGTCAAAAAAGCGGGATGGAGAAGAAACTCTGAAGCAACACTCagatttttatttctcaaaatcttCTTGAACACTGAACTGCAATTAAGTGTGTAGAATAAGTCATACTCAAAGCATATCCACTGCTCAGAGAGGAGAAAGTTAGCAGCAATTGCTAATTATCCACTAAAGAGAGGAATAAAGTATGAAGATACTTTCCACATTTTCgatcaaattatttttgtttcataaacatatgaattaattttgatAGTCATGATACCTTTACTTTCCTTCCAACTAAAAACCTTCGTAGAATAGCAGAGCGGGACAcaattaatttacaaaattaagTGTTACACAACAAAATACAGCTATGGTTCAGTTTGGAGAGGCAAAGAGCAAAGGAAATATAAGACCCAAAAGCAAGACATGTAAGGCTTCATAATTTGTAGTCATCTATCCTCCTGTGCAACATCTACGCAGGACATGTTTTTAATCAGCCAGGCTATTCAGATGCAACTTTAGCATGGCAACTGTTCCATTAAACAAGATAATACTTGCCATTGCGAGAAAGCATTATGCGAGTATACAAAAAATACGACGACGTTCCATACCACGAATTATTAATGCATACTACAATACTTGGTGTACATGTTAAGACTAATAACAATTGGCAGTCAAGAGcttcaaatttaaggaaagtttggcttcctttttagttaattaatccAATTCAGAGAGCTTCCATTGAGATTATAAACCAAATTCTAGCTCTGTTTGGACACATATTTAACAGCTAATAGAATCAAAGTCCATGCAAAGTGAGCTCGAAGTACTAAACTAGTAAACTTTGGATAATTCACTGGGAAACAATATCGGAACAATCCTTCAACAGTTTAATGGTTAGTAGATGTGATTTCTGTTACTTTGGCCAGATTATTTTGTGAACTACAATTTCCCCAAAAAGAAACTAGCTTTTCAACAGTTCAATGGTTAGTAGAAACTAGCATATTCACGATAAACAATACCTCAATAATCCTAGCACAAAAAGAATATTTCCCCAAAAAGAAAAGCtagaataaattaaacaaaataaagatgCCAAGTACCTTCAAGAGTTGAAGAGCCTTCCTATCTTCTTCAAGGTTCCAATCATCATGCTTCACAATCCCCATCATTTCCACAAAAAGGATAGTAACACAAAGTCAACACATACAAATTTGCTACTACTATTTAAACTGATTCAAATCACAAAATGAAAGTAATCTCATTATTAGCTAGTGTTTGGCTATAGAGTTGGGGagtagattttgaaatttaacttgaaatatttttcaaggaATTGTCTCGCAAAACTTCAAATTCCAAAAATCACAACTTCAAAAACGCAAATTTTTAAGTTTCAACTATGGCGAAACGGGAGACTT
This region includes:
- the LOC125875536 gene encoding uncharacterized protein LOC125875536 isoform X1, with protein sequence MFNGSTLLHAPTQFRGITGPVRHPAPSKLAGGHFPMASSVRIVVVGDVHDDWNLEEDRKALQLLKPDLVLFTGDFGNENVDLVRSIADLEITKAVILGNHDAWNTQKFSGNVCCSICREKDAVQLQLECLGDEHVGYRRMDLPTLKLSIVGGRPFSCGGRPLFRKQLLKARYGVRDMDGSAERILQAAMGTPEDHSIIFLAHNGPTGLGANVDDICGRDWFIDGGDHGDPDLAQALAKLKEASPYSVPLVIFGHMHKELASGNGLRKMIVVGNDNIIYLNGAIVPRVRPSSLTAESEGTSRAFTIAEISNGRVEKIAETWISVIGDETRLEEEHILFSSPNRGSLHASLL
- the LOC125875536 gene encoding uncharacterized protein LOC125875536 isoform X2; protein product: MFNGSTLLHAPTQFRGITGPVRHPAPSKLAGGHFPMASSVRIVVVGDVHDDWNLEEDRKALQLLKPDLVLFTGDFGNENVDLVRSIADLEITKAVILGNHDAWNTQKFSGKEKDAVQLQLECLGDEHVGYRRMDLPTLKLSIVGGRPFSCGGRPLFRKQLLKARYGVRDMDGSAERILQAAMGTPEDHSIIFLAHNGPTGLGANVDDICGRDWFIDGGDHGDPDLAQALAKLKEASPYSVPLVIFGHMHKELASGNGLRKMIVVGNDNIIYLNGAIVPRVRPSSLTAESEGTSRAFTIAEISNGRVEKIAETWISVIGDETRLEEEHILFSSPNRGSLHASLL